A single window of Enterobacteriaceae bacterium ESL0689 DNA harbors:
- the glpA gene encoding anaerobic glycerol-3-phosphate dehydrogenase subunit A gives MTGSHQCDVIVIGGGATGAGIARDCALRGLRVTLLERHDIATGATGRNHGLLHSGARYAVTDSESARECISENQILRRIARHCVEPTNGLFITLPEDDLAWQQKFITACQQAGISTRQLSPDEARQLEPAVNPTLTGAVQVPDGTIDPFRLTSANILDAREHGATLLTGCEVTGLIRQGDRVCGVRFYHHQQGESREIYASVVVNAAGIWGQRIAEYADLRVAMFPAKGSLLILEHRINRQVINRCRKPADADILVPGDTISLIGTTSLHIDDNEIDDNRVTPEEVDILLREGEKLAPVLGRTRILRAYSGVRPLVASDNDPTGRSVSRGIVLLDHAERDGMEGFITITGGKLMTYRLMAEWATDAICRKLAITAPCTTAERPLPGSADSPEATIKKIISLPASLRGSAVYRHGDRTPAWLGDNRLHRSLICECEAVTAGEVQYAVENLAATNLLDLRRRTRIGMGTCQGELCACRAAGLLQRLNVTTPAQSRHQLATFLNERWKGIQPVAWGDALRESELTRWVYLALCGLQKEDQDEI, from the coding sequence ATGACAGGTAGCCATCAATGTGATGTCATCGTTATCGGCGGGGGGGCAACCGGTGCCGGGATCGCGCGCGACTGCGCATTACGCGGACTGCGTGTCACCCTGCTGGAACGTCATGATATCGCGACAGGCGCAACCGGGCGTAATCATGGCTTGTTACATAGCGGTGCCCGTTATGCGGTAACAGACAGCGAATCAGCACGGGAGTGTATCAGCGAAAATCAAATCCTGCGTCGCATTGCCCGTCACTGTGTGGAGCCAACCAACGGCCTGTTTATTACCCTGCCTGAAGATGATCTCGCCTGGCAGCAAAAATTTATCACCGCCTGCCAGCAAGCCGGGATCAGCACCCGTCAGCTCTCCCCCGATGAAGCGCGGCAGCTGGAACCGGCCGTCAATCCGACTCTGACGGGGGCGGTTCAGGTTCCCGATGGCACGATCGACCCTTTTCGTCTGACCTCTGCTAACATCCTCGATGCCAGAGAGCATGGCGCAACCCTGCTGACCGGCTGCGAAGTGACAGGTCTGATCCGCCAGGGCGATCGGGTCTGTGGCGTCCGTTTTTACCACCATCAACAAGGCGAAAGCCGTGAAATATATGCTAGCGTGGTGGTCAACGCGGCCGGGATCTGGGGGCAACGCATCGCCGAATACGCTGATTTACGGGTCGCCATGTTCCCGGCCAAGGGATCGCTCCTGATCCTTGAACACCGGATTAATCGTCAGGTGATCAACCGCTGCCGTAAACCGGCCGATGCCGACATTCTTGTCCCTGGCGATACCATCTCCCTGATTGGCACCACTTCCCTGCATATTGACGACAACGAAATTGATGATAATCGGGTAACACCGGAGGAAGTCGATATTTTGCTACGGGAGGGTGAAAAGCTGGCGCCGGTACTGGGCCGCACGCGGATACTGCGGGCTTACTCCGGTGTCCGGCCGCTGGTTGCCAGCGATAATGACCCCACCGGGCGTAGTGTCAGCCGGGGGATTGTGCTGCTCGATCACGCTGAACGTGATGGTATGGAGGGATTTATTACTATTACTGGCGGAAAATTAATGACTTATCGATTAATGGCCGAATGGGCAACCGACGCTATCTGCCGCAAACTGGCGATCACCGCCCCCTGTACTACCGCTGAGAGACCGCTGCCCGGCTCCGCAGATTCGCCGGAAGCGACAATAAAAAAAATCATCTCATTACCTGCTTCACTGCGTGGCTCTGCAGTCTATCGCCACGGCGACCGCACGCCCGCATGGCTGGGGGATAACCGTTTACATCGCAGTCTGATTTGCGAATGCGAAGCGGTCACGGCCGGGGAAGTTCAATATGCGGTGGAAAACCTGGCGGCCACTAATCTGCTCGATCTGCGTCGCCGGACACGCATCGGTATGGGCACCTGCCAGGGCGAACTCTGCGCCTGCCGTGCCGCCGGGTTGCTGCAACGCCTCAATGTCACCACCCCGGCTCAGTCACGCCATCAACTGGCGACCTTTCTTAACGAACGCTGGAAAGGGATACAACCTGTCGCCTGGGGCGATGCACTGCGTGAAAGCGAACTCACCCGCTGGGTCTATCTTGCGTTGTGTGGATTACAAAAGGAGGATCAGGATGAAATTTGA
- a CDS encoding very short patch repair endonuclease produces MMDVHDNTTRSKNMRAIGHRDTAIEKRLAMLLTQAGFLFTTQESTLPGRPDFVVPQYRCIIFAHGCFWHHHHCYLFKVPATRTRFWLDKIGSNVIRDNRNIALLRTAGWRVLIVWECALRGRLKLSDKALAERLEEWICSGDGCAQIDTQGIGEYQITSC; encoded by the coding sequence ATGATGGATGTCCATGACAATACCACTCGTAGTAAAAATATGCGTGCTATTGGCCATCGTGATACAGCGATTGAAAAACGTCTTGCAATGCTGCTCACGCAAGCCGGATTTTTGTTTACTACCCAGGAGAGTACGTTGCCTGGTCGCCCTGATTTTGTTGTACCACAGTACCGCTGTATCATTTTTGCCCACGGTTGCTTCTGGCATCATCACCATTGCTATTTATTTAAAGTGCCAGCAACCCGCACTCGTTTCTGGTTAGATAAAATCGGCAGTAATGTTATCCGCGATAATCGTAATATTGCATTATTACGGACGGCAGGGTGGCGGGTGCTGATCGTGTGGGAATGTGCATTACGTGGACGCCTTAAGCTCAGTGACAAGGCATTGGCTGAACGTCTGGAAGAATGGATTTGTAGTGGTGATGGCTGTGCGCAGATCGATACTCAGGGTATTGGCGAGTATCAGATAACGTCCTGTTAA
- a CDS encoding haloacid dehalogenase-like hydrolase: MRKVALCALAFLFIGVYGKVVIASEKSQEQQTSVILADGNWDNFNKKKLDNFLLEAQNRPEHSSYAIFDFDNTTAFLDIEEAILVYQLENLRFSMTPDVFRTVIYKDIPKISFKSKYNNLENHAVNIDAVGADILDSYTWLYNNYEGFQGGLSLSEIKQTAHYKNFIVKMRYLYDAIGGSFEHRVSYPWVTYLFCGMSKDEVAKLAEDTIQWQSQQPIEKVVWQSPDSLAGQAGVVKTVWKNGFRLIPEMQDLYKKLQQAGVDVYVVSASALDVIKAIMMQEKYGFSIPASHIYAMHPLYDQEGKLTSSLDSFYPQTQGKGKTETINKFIRINYNNKGPGLVCGDSEGDQNMMSDFDDTRLVLIINRLQSPQSIIGKLSAQAVHDYKKDTAKILLQGRNENKGEFLLSQGTILSGTDKPVLLP, translated from the coding sequence ATGAGAAAAGTAGCATTATGTGCTCTTGCCTTTTTATTCATTGGGGTGTATGGGAAAGTTGTGATCGCCAGTGAAAAAAGTCAGGAACAACAAACATCAGTCATATTAGCCGACGGGAACTGGGATAATTTTAACAAAAAGAAACTGGATAATTTTTTGCTTGAGGCACAAAATCGTCCTGAACACTCAAGCTATGCTATTTTTGATTTCGACAACACGACGGCTTTTCTTGATATAGAAGAGGCGATATTGGTTTACCAGCTTGAGAATCTTCGATTCTCTATGACCCCGGATGTATTCCGCACGGTAATTTATAAAGATATACCAAAAATCAGTTTTAAATCAAAATATAATAATCTTGAAAACCACGCTGTCAATATAGATGCAGTTGGCGCGGATATTCTTGATAGCTATACGTGGTTATATAATAATTATGAAGGCTTTCAGGGTGGACTCTCGTTGAGTGAAATAAAACAAACCGCCCATTATAAAAACTTTATTGTCAAGATGCGCTATTTGTATGATGCCATTGGAGGCTCTTTCGAGCATAGGGTATCCTATCCGTGGGTAACATATCTTTTCTGCGGCATGTCGAAAGACGAAGTGGCTAAGCTGGCTGAAGATACCATTCAGTGGCAAAGCCAGCAGCCGATTGAGAAGGTCGTATGGCAAAGTCCGGATAGTCTCGCGGGGCAGGCTGGTGTGGTGAAAACAGTATGGAAAAATGGTTTCAGACTAATCCCTGAAATGCAGGATCTGTATAAAAAACTACAACAAGCTGGTGTCGATGTGTATGTGGTTTCCGCTTCAGCATTAGATGTTATCAAGGCGATAATGATGCAGGAAAAATATGGTTTCTCTATCCCGGCTTCTCATATCTATGCGATGCATCCTTTGTATGATCAAGAGGGAAAATTGACTTCCAGTCTTGATTCTTTCTATCCCCAGACTCAGGGTAAGGGTAAAACAGAAACCATCAATAAATTTATCCGAATAAATTATAACAACAAAGGCCCCGGACTAGTTTGTGGTGATAGCGAAGGCGACCAGAATATGATGTCAGATTTTGATGATACCCGTCTGGTTTTGATTATAAATCGATTGCAGTCACCGCAAAGCATTATTGGTAAACTTTCCGCTCAGGCTGTTCATGATTATAAAAAGGATACGGCAAAAATATTGTTACAGGGACGTAATGAAAATAAAGGAGAGTTTTTACTGTCACAAGGGACTATTTTATCTGGCACTGACAAACCCGTTCTTTTGCCATAA
- the dsrB gene encoding protein DsrB produces MQVNDRVTVKTGDGPRRIGVVLAVEPFNEGTMYLVSLQDYPLGIWFFNEKNHPDGIFVEKAES; encoded by the coding sequence ATGCAGGTCAATGATCGCGTGACAGTGAAAACCGGTGATGGTCCACGCCGAATCGGTGTTGTGCTGGCGGTTGAGCCTTTTAATGAAGGGACGATGTACCTGGTTTCATTGCAGGACTATCCATTGGGGATCTGGTTTTTTAATGAAAAGAACCATCCGGATGGCATTTTTGTTGAGAAAGCAGAGTCATGA
- the glpQ gene encoding glycerophosphodiester phosphodiesterase, producing the protein MKTTLTALMSSVLLAGSVWSATAFAADKIVIAHRGASGYLPEHTLPAKAMAYAQGADYLEQDLVMSKDDHLVVLHDHYLDRVTDVAQRFPQRARADGRYYAIDFTLAEMKSLKFSEGFEPKAGHNEQIFPGRFPMGKSDFRIHTFEEELEFIQGLNHSTGKNIGIYPEIKAPWFHHQEGKDISTQVLQVLKKYGYTTKQDKVYLQCFDADELKRIRNELEPKMGMDLNLVQLIAYTKWNETQQRQADGTWVNYSYDWMLQPGAMKQIAQYADGIGPDYHMLVVKGAKPGQVTLTSMVKEAHQQHLMVHPYTVRADKLPAYVTDVNQLFDLLYNQADVDGLFSDFPDKAVQFLQQSKSSH; encoded by the coding sequence ATGAAAACGACCTTAACAGCTCTGATGAGTAGCGTTTTACTGGCAGGTTCGGTATGGAGTGCGACGGCTTTCGCCGCCGATAAGATTGTGATTGCCCATCGTGGCGCCAGCGGTTATTTGCCGGAACATACCTTACCGGCGAAAGCGATGGCCTATGCGCAGGGGGCGGATTATCTTGAGCAGGATCTGGTGATGAGCAAGGACGATCATCTGGTGGTGTTACATGATCACTACCTTGATCGCGTCACTGATGTGGCGCAACGTTTTCCGCAACGCGCCCGTGCCGATGGTCGCTATTACGCGATTGATTTTACCCTTGCCGAGATGAAGTCGCTGAAATTCAGCGAAGGGTTTGAGCCAAAAGCGGGTCATAATGAGCAGATTTTTCCCGGCCGTTTTCCAATGGGAAAATCAGATTTTCGTATTCACACTTTTGAAGAAGAGCTGGAGTTTATTCAGGGGCTGAATCATTCCACCGGGAAAAATATCGGTATCTACCCGGAAATCAAAGCGCCGTGGTTTCACCATCAGGAGGGCAAAGATATCAGCACTCAGGTATTACAGGTGTTGAAAAAGTACGGTTATACCACGAAGCAGGATAAAGTTTATCTGCAATGCTTTGATGCCGATGAGCTGAAGCGCATCCGTAATGAACTGGAACCTAAAATGGGGATGGATCTGAATCTGGTGCAGCTTATCGCTTATACTAAATGGAATGAAACTCAGCAGCGTCAGGCGGATGGTACATGGGTGAATTACAGCTATGACTGGATGTTGCAGCCCGGAGCAATGAAGCAGATTGCGCAGTATGCCGATGGCATCGGGCCAGATTACCATATGCTGGTGGTGAAAGGAGCCAAACCCGGTCAGGTGACGCTGACATCGATGGTAAAAGAGGCGCATCAGCAGCATCTGATGGTACATCCTTATACCGTGCGCGCTGATAAGTTGCCAGCGTATGTCACCGACGTTAATCAGCTTTTCGATCTGCTATACAATCAGGCTGATGTCGATGGCTTATTCAGTGATTTTCCGGATAAAGCGGTGCAGTTTTTGCAGCAATCAAAATCGTCGCATTGA
- a CDS encoding IS1 family transposase (programmed frameshift) → MAKIDVTCPFCQQTEPVKKHGLGKAGFQRYRCQSCCRTFQVDYAYRACLPGMKEQIVDLAMNNAGIRDTARTLHISINAVVRTFKKLAPRCVTTFPLDNQQIQLICEVDEMWSFVGSKKQQRWLWYAWEPRLTRIIAHTFGRRSKKTLRRLLKLLSGFNVAFWCTDNFSAYDLLPDEKHIRGKLYTQRIERENLNLRNRLKRLNRKTLGYSKSFEMHDRIIGTFIEREYYV, encoded by the exons ATGGCTAAAATTGATGTAACATGCCCGTTTTGTCAACAAACTGAACCCGTTAAAAAGCATGGTCTGGGCAAAGCTGGATTTCAGCGCTATCGCTGTCAGTCATGCTGCCGTACTTTCCAGGTCGATTACGCTTACCGTGCCTGCCTGCCCGGCATGAAAGAACAAATTGTTGACCTTGCCATGAATAATGCCGGTATCCGCGATACCGCAAGGACTCTGCATATCAGCATTAATGCCGTTGTCCGCACTT TTAAAAAACTCGCCCCACGATGTGTAACCACGTTTCCGCTGGATAATCAGCAAATCCAGCTTATCTGTGAAGTGGATGAGATGTGGTCTTTTGTCGGCAGTAAAAAGCAGCAACGCTGGCTGTGGTATGCATGGGAGCCTCGCCTCACACGAATTATTGCTCATACTTTTGGACGCAGAAGCAAAAAGACACTGCGCAGGTTACTGAAATTATTGTCAGGTTTTAATGTTGCCTTCTGGTGTACAGATAACTTCAGTGCTTATGATCTGCTGCCGGATGAAAAACATATCAGGGGTAAGCTTTATACACAGCGGATTGAACGGGAAAACCTGAATTTGCGTAACCGATTAAAGCGACTGAATCGTAAGACTCTGGGGTACTCAAAATCTTTTGAAATGCATGACAGGATCATTGGTACTTTTATTGAGCGCGAATATTATGTTTGA
- the glpC gene encoding anaerobic glycerol-3-phosphate dehydrogenase subunit GlpC: protein MSENHFENCIKCTVCTTCCPVSRVNPLYPGPKQAGPDGERLRLKDATLYDDALKYCINCKRCEVACPSDVKIGDIIQRARIQYSQKKPTLRDALLSHTDLMGTLSVPFAPLVNTITGLQPVRRLLDKTLHIDHRRTLPKYSAGTFRQLYRRQLPSQAQFAEQVAFFHGCYVNYNNPSLGLHLVRVLNALGVGVQLLSKEKCCGVPLIANGFARRARRQAEHNITTMRDSGLPIITTSSTCTFTLRDEYPDVLDVDNGDVRDRIELATRWIWRLLNSGRQLPLRSLPLKVAYHTPCHMEKMGWSLYTLELLRQIPGLQLTVLDSQCCGIAGTYGFKSENYATSQAIGAPLFQQIEESGVDLVVTDCETCKWQIEMSTSKSCQHPITLLAQALDADTAV, encoded by the coding sequence ATGAGCGAGAACCATTTTGAAAACTGCATCAAATGTACGGTCTGTACCACCTGCTGCCCGGTCAGCCGGGTTAATCCGCTCTATCCGGGGCCGAAGCAGGCGGGCCCGGATGGCGAACGCCTGCGCCTGAAAGACGCAACCTTGTATGATGATGCCCTGAAGTACTGTATTAACTGCAAACGTTGCGAAGTGGCCTGCCCCTCAGATGTCAAAATTGGTGATATCATTCAGCGTGCGCGTATCCAGTACAGTCAGAAAAAACCGACACTACGCGATGCCCTGCTCAGTCACACCGATCTGATGGGGACGCTCTCGGTTCCGTTCGCCCCGCTGGTCAATACCATCACCGGACTCCAGCCGGTGCGCCGGTTGCTTGACAAGACACTCCATATCGATCATCGGCGCACTTTGCCAAAATACAGCGCGGGAACATTTCGCCAGCTTTACCGCCGTCAGCTTCCCAGCCAGGCACAATTTGCTGAACAGGTCGCCTTTTTTCATGGCTGCTATGTCAATTACAATAACCCGTCCCTGGGTCTGCACCTGGTTCGTGTACTCAATGCCCTCGGGGTTGGCGTACAACTGTTAAGCAAGGAAAAATGTTGTGGTGTACCGCTGATAGCCAACGGCTTCGCCCGCCGGGCACGTCGCCAGGCAGAGCATAATATCACCACGATGCGCGATAGCGGGTTACCGATCATTACCACCTCATCCACCTGTACCTTTACACTGCGTGATGAATATCCGGATGTGCTGGATGTCGATAACGGCGATGTCCGTGATCGTATTGAGCTGGCTACCCGCTGGATCTGGCGTCTGCTGAATAGTGGACGTCAACTGCCCTTGCGATCACTGCCGCTGAAGGTGGCCTATCATACCCCCTGTCATATGGAAAAAATGGGCTGGTCACTGTATACCCTCGAATTGCTACGACAAATTCCCGGATTACAGCTGACAGTGCTCGATTCGCAGTGTTGTGGCATCGCCGGGACTTATGGCTTTAAATCGGAAAACTACGCCACCTCACAGGCGATAGGTGCGCCGCTATTCCAGCAGATTGAAGAGAGCGGCGTCGATCTTGTCGTCACCGACTGTGAAACCTGTAAATGGCAAATTGAGATGTCCACCAGTAAAAGCTGTCAGCATCCGATAACCCTGCTGGCACAGGCACTGGATGCCGATACCGCCGTTTAA
- the glpB gene encoding glycerol-3-phosphate dehydrogenase subunit GlpB: MKFDCAIIGGGFAGLLCGISLNQAGRRCVIISRGESALHFSSGSLDLLTTLPDGEPVTDVADAISRLISACPDHPYAKLGTDNVLNYALQTEALLASCGIMMQGHAYQPHARMTPLGTLRPAWLSPLEVPVMPLSARSISVIGISGFADFQPAMVADSLRQQGYDAQAEEISLPVLDRLRENPSEFRSVNIARLLDQQEHWPALLTALQLLAQNRDLLIVPACFGLADNSLYNWLQERLPCPLRLLPTLPPSVPGIRQHNQLRRYFIAGGGTWLMGDEVTQISHQEGAVTAIHTLLQGDIPLCPRFTVLASGRFFSNGLIASQDDIREPILDLELIDHTPRREWYQNDFFASQPWQHFGLKTDACLRPLHKGQPLNNLYAIGSLLGGYDAIQSGCGGGVCAVTARHVAQQIHKLIGDA; encoded by the coding sequence ATGAAATTTGATTGCGCCATTATCGGCGGTGGCTTCGCGGGACTCTTATGCGGCATCTCGCTCAACCAGGCGGGACGGCGTTGCGTGATAATCAGTCGTGGTGAAAGTGCATTACATTTCTCTTCAGGCTCGCTGGATCTGCTGACAACCCTGCCTGATGGCGAGCCGGTCACGGATGTCGCTGATGCGATCAGCCGCCTGATCAGCGCCTGTCCGGATCACCCCTACGCGAAACTGGGCACCGATAACGTGCTCAATTATGCGCTGCAAACCGAAGCGCTGCTGGCCAGCTGCGGCATCATGATGCAGGGACACGCCTATCAACCCCATGCTCGCATGACTCCCTTAGGCACCCTGCGCCCAGCCTGGCTCTCCCCGCTGGAAGTGCCGGTAATGCCGTTATCTGCGCGCAGCATTAGTGTTATCGGCATCAGCGGCTTTGCCGACTTCCAGCCTGCAATGGTGGCGGATTCGCTCAGGCAGCAAGGTTATGATGCGCAGGCGGAAGAGATAAGTCTGCCGGTACTGGACAGACTGCGCGAAAATCCGAGTGAGTTTCGTTCAGTCAATATCGCCAGGCTACTTGATCAGCAAGAACACTGGCCCGCCCTGCTGACCGCCCTTCAGCTGCTGGCGCAAAACCGTGATCTGCTGATCGTCCCTGCCTGCTTCGGCCTGGCGGATAACAGCTTATACAACTGGTTACAAGAGCGCTTACCGTGCCCGTTACGCCTGCTCCCCACTCTGCCACCGTCAGTGCCTGGAATACGCCAGCACAACCAGCTGCGACGTTACTTTATCGCCGGTGGCGGTACCTGGCTGATGGGCGATGAGGTCACCCAAATCAGTCATCAGGAGGGTGCAGTGACTGCGATCCATACCCTGCTGCAGGGTGATATTCCGCTCTGTCCCCGTTTTACCGTGCTGGCCAGCGGCCGTTTCTTCAGCAATGGGCTGATCGCCAGTCAGGATGATATTCGCGAACCGATCCTCGATCTCGAACTGATCGATCACACCCCACGTCGCGAGTGGTATCAGAACGACTTTTTTGCTTCGCAACCCTGGCAACATTTCGGTCTGAAAACCGACGCCTGCCTGCGCCCGCTGCACAAGGGGCAACCGTTAAATAATCTGTATGCCATCGGTTCGCTGCTGGGCGGCTATGACGCGATTCAGTCAGGATGCGGTGGGGGAGTATGTGCGGTCACCGCACGTCATGTCGCACAACAGATCCATAAACTTATCGGGGATGCGTAA
- the glpT gene encoding glycerol-3-phosphate transporter, with protein sequence MLTIFKPEPHKARLAEEKIDPLYRRLRWQIFIGIFFGYAAYYLVRKNFALAIPYLIEQGFSRGDLGFALSAISIAYGISKFVMGSISDRSNPRVFLPAGLILAASVMLIMGFVPWATSSISVMFVLLFLCGWFQGMGWPPCGRTMVHWWSQKERGGIVSVWNCAHNVGGGIPPLLFLLGMAWFHDWHAALYMPAFGAILLAIFAFFMMRDTPQSCGLPPIEEYKNDYPSDYSEKDEQELTARQIFYQYILPNKLLWYIALANVFVYLLRYGILDWSPTYLKEVKHFSLDTSSWAYFLYEYAGIPGTLICGWMSDKVFKGNRGATGVFFMTLVTIATIVFWFNPPGNPTVDMVCMIVIGFLIYGPVMLIGLHALELAPKKAAGTAAGFTGLFGYLGGSVAASAIVGYTVDLFGWDGGFMIMVGGSVLSVLLLIVVMIGERRHQQVKHV encoded by the coding sequence ATGCTAACAATTTTTAAACCTGAGCCACATAAAGCACGTTTAGCGGAAGAGAAAATCGATCCGTTATATCGACGTCTTCGCTGGCAAATCTTTATCGGTATCTTTTTTGGTTATGCGGCGTACTATCTGGTACGCAAGAATTTTGCCCTCGCAATCCCTTACCTGATAGAGCAGGGGTTTTCGCGTGGTGATCTCGGTTTTGCGCTTTCGGCTATCTCGATTGCTTATGGCATCTCGAAATTTGTTATGGGCTCGATCTCTGATCGCTCGAATCCGCGTGTTTTCCTGCCTGCCGGATTAATCCTCGCGGCGTCAGTGATGCTGATAATGGGCTTTGTGCCGTGGGCGACATCCAGTATCTCCGTGATGTTTGTGCTGTTGTTTCTCTGTGGCTGGTTCCAGGGGATGGGCTGGCCGCCTTGTGGACGGACGATGGTTCACTGGTGGTCGCAGAAAGAGCGTGGTGGCATCGTGTCGGTATGGAACTGCGCCCATAATGTGGGCGGTGGTATTCCGCCATTGCTGTTCCTGCTGGGAATGGCCTGGTTCCATGACTGGCATGCGGCACTGTATATGCCGGCTTTTGGGGCGATTTTACTGGCGATATTCGCTTTCTTTATGATGCGCGATACTCCGCAATCCTGCGGTCTGCCACCGATTGAAGAGTATAAAAATGATTATCCCAGCGACTATAGCGAAAAAGATGAACAGGAGCTGACCGCCAGACAGATCTTCTATCAGTATATTTTACCGAACAAGCTGCTGTGGTATATCGCACTGGCGAATGTGTTTGTCTACCTCCTGCGCTACGGCATCCTCGACTGGTCACCGACTTACCTGAAAGAGGTGAAGCATTTCTCGCTGGATACCTCCTCATGGGCCTATTTTCTGTACGAATATGCCGGGATACCCGGAACACTGATTTGCGGCTGGATGTCAGATAAAGTCTTTAAGGGAAACCGGGGTGCCACCGGGGTGTTCTTTATGACCCTGGTGACTATCGCCACCATTGTTTTCTGGTTCAATCCGCCGGGTAATCCGACCGTGGATATGGTCTGTATGATTGTGATCGGTTTCCTGATTTATGGCCCCGTCATGCTGATTGGTTTGCATGCGCTGGAGCTGGCACCGAAGAAGGCGGCAGGGACAGCGGCAGGTTTTACCGGTCTGTTTGGTTATCTGGGAGGATCGGTAGCAGCCAGTGCAATAGTGGGATATACCGTCGATCTTTTTGGCTGGGATGGCGGCTTTATGATCATGGTGGGTGGTAGCGTTCTGTCGGTATTGCTATTGATTGTGGTCATGATCGGCGAACGACGCCATCAGCAAGTGAAACATGTATAA